A stretch of DNA from Staphylococcus sp. KG4-3:
CAAGATTCAAGTATTGGTACAGGTTCAATTGTTTCAGTATACAACGCTGTTGATCGTATCTTTGATCGCAAGACAGAACTTATTGAATATCGCATAGATTCGGTAACTGAAGGTACTGATGCTCAAGCAGAAGTACATGTACAAATTAAGATAGATGATCAAATTGTTACTGGTGTAGGTATTGACCATGATATCTTATTAGCTTCTTGTAAATCATATGTTGAAGCACATGCTAAATATGTTGCAAATACACATGAGGAAGAAGGTATTCACTCATGAGCCATAAGATTGTAGCCCTTCCAGGAGATGGAATTGGACCTGAAATATTGAATGGTTCATTAGAAGTATTACAACAACTAAGTAAATCCTTTAATTTTGAGTATGATATAGAAACACATGATTTTGGTGGCATTGCCATTGATAACCACGGTGAACCACTTCCAGAATCAACATTAAATGCTTGCAAAAATGCAGACGCAATTCTATTAGGCGCTGTGGGTGGGCCTAATTGGACAGATCCTAATAATAGACCAGAACAAGGTTTATTAGGTATTCGTAAAGCATTAGGTCTGTTTGCAAATATACGCCCTACTACAGTTACAAATGGCACTAGTCATTTATCCCCTATTAAAGAAGAACGTGTTGCAGGTACAGATTTCATTTTAGTAAGAGAGTTAACTGGTGGTATCTACTTCGGTGAACCAAAAAAATTAAATGATAACGATGCGCTCGATTCATTAACCTATACCAGAGCTGAAATAGAAAGAATTGCTAGAGTTGGTTTTGATTTAGCTCAAAAACGCCATAAAAAATTAACTTCAGTAGATAAAGAAAATGTTTTATCCTCTAGTAAATTGTGGCGTCAAGTTATTAACGACGTCGCGGTTGAGTATCCTGAAGTTGAAGTGAATCATTTACTTGTTGATGCTTGTGCCATGCACTTAATAACTAACCCAGCCCAATTCGACGTAATAGTTACAGAAAATCTATTCGGTGATATTTTGAGTGATGAAGCATCTGTTATTCCAGGTTCTCTAGGCCTCTCACCTTCTGCAAGTTTCAGTGAACATGGACCTAGACTTTATGAACCTATACATGGCTCAGCACCTGATATTGCTAATCAAGATATTGCTAATCCATTTGGTATGCTACTATCTGTTGTAATGTGCCTTAGAGAAAGTTTAAACCAAAATAAGGCAGCTGATAAATTAGAAACAGTTATTTATCAATTAATTAAAGAAGGTAAAACAACACGCGATCTCAATGGTGATTATAATACATCTGATATTTTTAATTACGTTAAGAAAAATCTTTAAAAAAGGAGGAGATGTCATATGGGTAAAACACTATTTGACAAAGTTTGGAACAAACATGTCTTAACTGGTAAAGAAGGTGACCCACAGTTATTATATATAGATTTACATCTAATACATGAAGTCACATCTCCTCAAGCTTTTGAGGGATTAAGAATAAATAATAGACAACTACGCAGACCAGATTTAACTTATGCGACGCTTGACCATAATGTGCCAACTGTAGATATTTTTAATATTAAAGATGAAATTGCAAATAAACAAATTACGACTTTGCAAAATAATGCTAAGGCTTTTGGTGTTCATATATTTGATATGGGTTCAGATGAACAAGGTATTGTCCACATGGTTGGACCTGAAACAGGTTTAACACAACCAGGAAAAACTATAGTATGCGGAGATTCACACACTGCAACACATGGTGCATTTGGTGCAATTGCTTTCGGCATTGGTACTAGTGAAGTAGAACATGTTTTTGCTACACAATCACTTTGGCAAACCAAACCTAAGAACCTAAAAATTGAAGTCACTGGACAATTACCTACTGGTGTTTATGCAAAAGACATTATTCTATATCTAATTAACCAATATGGTGTTGATTTTGGTACGGGATACGCATTAGAATTTGCTGGTGAAACAATTCAAAACTTATCTATGGAAGCGCGAATGACTATTTGTAACAT
This window harbors:
- the leuB gene encoding 3-isopropylmalate dehydrogenase translates to MSHKIVALPGDGIGPEILNGSLEVLQQLSKSFNFEYDIETHDFGGIAIDNHGEPLPESTLNACKNADAILLGAVGGPNWTDPNNRPEQGLLGIRKALGLFANIRPTTVTNGTSHLSPIKEERVAGTDFILVRELTGGIYFGEPKKLNDNDALDSLTYTRAEIERIARVGFDLAQKRHKKLTSVDKENVLSSSKLWRQVINDVAVEYPEVEVNHLLVDACAMHLITNPAQFDVIVTENLFGDILSDEASVIPGSLGLSPSASFSEHGPRLYEPIHGSAPDIANQDIANPFGMLLSVVMCLRESLNQNKAADKLETVIYQLIKEGKTTRDLNGDYNTSDIFNYVKKNL